A window of Bacteroidota bacterium contains these coding sequences:
- a CDS encoding site-specific integrase, translating to MTKAKIILYKNKRNKTKHPLALRITKNRKSKYMYLGVSISEEDWNAEESRVKKSHPNYKQINHLILKKLTSLDDIILDSEANEKNSTILEIKKQAKREKVHNSFFEFAKEQFETLKMLGKYNDAISSESRIKYFKEFVGGVDIHFKDITVSLLEKFKVYLKVHRGVGERTITNYMIKIRSLYNKAIREGLAYQVDYPFGGNQIKIRIQDGLKIGLDEQEIKAIENLNLMEGTPISHARNLWLFSFYMAGMRISDVLRVRWSDIATGRLNYTMGKNSKAVTVKIPDKVVLILNQYSEQKIANSDFVFPDLKKADLENSRDLYVKIHTATRRVNNYLKEIAKLAKVEKQLSCHISRHSFGNIAGDKISPQMLQKLYRHSDIRTTMGYQANFIHKSADEALDAVLNF from the coding sequence ATGACCAAGGCCAAAATCATCCTGTATAAAAATAAACGCAATAAAACCAAGCATCCTCTTGCTTTGCGCATAACCAAGAATAGAAAATCCAAGTATATGTATTTGGGCGTTTCAATAAGTGAAGAGGATTGGAATGCTGAGGAAAGCAGAGTTAAAAAATCTCATCCGAATTATAAGCAGATCAACCATCTGATATTAAAAAAATTAACCTCGTTGGATGATATCATTCTCGATTCGGAAGCCAATGAAAAAAATTCAACTATTCTTGAGATAAAGAAGCAAGCGAAGCGAGAGAAAGTGCATAATTCGTTTTTTGAATTTGCTAAGGAACAATTTGAAACCCTTAAAATGCTTGGTAAATATAATGATGCCATTAGCAGTGAATCCCGTATAAAATATTTTAAGGAATTTGTTGGCGGTGTTGATATACATTTCAAAGATATTACTGTTTCACTTCTGGAAAAGTTTAAAGTGTATTTAAAAGTACACAGGGGAGTGGGGGAGAGGACAATTACCAATTACATGATTAAAATTCGTTCCTTGTATAATAAAGCAATCAGAGAAGGGCTTGCTTATCAGGTTGATTATCCTTTCGGAGGTAATCAAATAAAAATCAGGATACAGGATGGTCTTAAAATTGGTTTGGATGAACAGGAGATAAAAGCAATTGAAAATTTGAACCTGATGGAAGGAACTCCCATTTCACATGCCAGAAATTTATGGCTCTTTTCTTTTTATATGGCAGGTATGCGCATTTCCGATGTGCTTAGGGTAAGGTGGAGCGATATTGCAACCGGTCGATTAAATTATACTATGGGTAAAAATAGTAAGGCGGTAACCGTTAAAATTCCGGATAAAGTAGTTTTGATTTTAAATCAGTACAGCGAACAAAAAATAGCAAATTCTGATTTTGTGTTTCCGGACTTAAAAAAGGCGGATCTTGAAAACTCTAGGGATTTGTATGTAAAAATTCACACGGCAACCCGGCGAGTGAACAATTATTTGAAGGAAATTGCGAAGCTGGCAAAAGTTGAAAAGCAGTTATCCTGCCATATTTCCCGCCATTCTTTTGGAAATATAGCGGGGGATAAAATTTCGCCACAGATGCTTCAAAAATTATATCGGCACTCTGATATTAGAACCACCATGGGCTACCAAGCTAACTTTATTCACAAGAGTGCAGATGAGGCGCTGGATGCAGTTTTAAATTTCTAA